Sequence from the Zeugodacus cucurbitae isolate PBARC_wt_2022May chromosome 2, idZeuCucr1.2, whole genome shotgun sequence genome:
AGTATACCAAAAACCGAATGTAATTTTCGGTAAACAATATGGCGCTCACACGACTTGTAAAGATTTTAAAAGCTCTCTCAGCAAGCTGATCCAAGAACTTTAGTTTTAAATTATCCTTTTAGTAATATTCTCATATGGAGCAAACAATgactaagaaattaaaaaaatgttgatttcTTTAAACTTTGATCAGAAGGAAGGCAGACAGGGATGGTACAATATTGTATCTTCAAAGCAGTCAGTTACCATCTATCATCATTTAAAGCAAAAGcaaccaacatttttttttaagtaatctaatcccactttaaaaaaaatcaatattgagGTTATAATGAAACTTAACATACCAGTTCTTGTAGAAACGACGACGGCATTCCTCAGACAAATGCTGTGCCCATACGTTGACAAGAGCACGGAGACCATATGGAGTTTCAATGTAACcgacagcaccaacaacaatcaTTGGTGGAGTTTCCAAAACGGTTACGGCTTCAACAACCTCCTTCTTATTGATCTCTGTAAAACAGAAAAGGAGACATGAAACACGTGCTCTTCAAATCTACTTAATATATTTGCGGTATATGAAATCAGTCCGCCCTAGTTATATTATAATCATGGATATCATTTGTGTTCTAACCataaattattaactttttatcatcatgaaaaatgaaatcttattaaaaataagaattatctCAAACTTACTGGATCCAGGACGGTCGGCCTCGCGAACAACGTGGGTCATACCAGCTTTGTAACCAATGAAGCATGTTAAATGCACTGGCTTGCTGGGATCATCCTTGGGGAAGGCCTTAACCTTACCACGATGGCGGCATGACCGCTTCTTGGGGTAGAATGCCATAGAGCCATGGCGAGGCGCAGAGAATTTACGATGagactaaaaatataaagatacattacgttaatatatttatgcacGATTAAATTCTTCGAATCAATTAAAAACCACGTGTGCAAACATCTTTATAGGTTATTatcttatttactttttaaattatttcaaatttatttatttgaaactcAAAGCCAAGATATTGATGATACTTGTATAGGCAAACACAAAACGAACACTTTTTCAATGTTAAAAATCagcaattagaaatatttaccATTTCTCAGAATAGTTTTCGACGCTTCTGTTCGGTTTGAGCGACGATGTCAGAAAGAAAGTTCGATCGACATATTCGAAGGAAATCATAGAAGCAAGATGCGGTTTGTTAAAATGAAAAAGGAACAGTACTAAGTGAAGAGCGACATCTATCATCTAACTTGGTGAACTTGTTAACCGTGTAGACCGATTCGTCGTATTTTCTTTTActcatattaattataattattttaaaattctgattttagaagatatatatatatatcttatatataagaatataaaatataaatggagAAATTAATTTGGATAAAAAAGTATTATGTTGAAACCTCGAGGTTCACATATACCTTTTAAAGGTCAAGGCTAATTTTCTGCTTCATCTTGAATTTTCttggaaattttataatagTGATAATCACTGatatataaaaacacaaaattataaaaattgtgtaaaatttaagtaaaataattttattgctgaATTACACATGAATGTAGTTAAATTATGAACATCGGGCAAGGGTGGCTTGGAAGGTTAGCATTTAAAcagatataattaaaattaattttccattttttttatatttactaaaatattttctatttgcaccttaaattttaaatgaatcaaGAAATACAACTCTGCAATctatcagctgatttttgttagtATATGATATAACTAAAGAATAACTTTtagttgtaaaataataaattagttctttgtattaatattaaaacgacaacaaTACGATGTCGTCCAACAAgtataatgaattaataaaattgggCACACAATATGCACGTCGGATGAATTTCCTTTCTAACCGCATTTTTGGGGAAGTTGCGCGCACCACCAATGATAAGTCTATGAAGGTAGTTCGCATGTTCGCAGAGGAGCCGGTGCAGAAGCGCGATTCATTGAATAACTGGTATCCCCGACACGTGGAgacacatattttaatgaaaaatctgCGCGCTTACGGTTTATTCCGTGACGAACACGAGGATTTCAAAGAAGAAATGAAACGTTTGAGACGACTACGTGGTAAAGCTGCGCCAAAGAAGGGTGAGGGCAAGCGGGCGTCCAAGAAATAGCGAGTTTTGTGTTTATGGTTTAAAATAAAGATGTCTTTAGTTATAATTTAATCAgtgttttattaaaagtttaGCTTCGccaatgaaaacaatttttcctTCCTGTCTACAATCATATTCCACCAAAGCAATTTTACGTGCATTGACTAAACGAACAGTAATGTTTACATCTTTATCAACACGACAAGCTTTAGGAAATTCAAACTTTTGACTTAAAACTATTGTTCCTGGTCCAGGAATTTGTGTACCAATTATTCCAGCCACAATGGCATTGAGAAAAGCACCATGCACCTTACGTTCGTCTATTGGTGTGTCTGTAGAATGTATAGGATTGTAATCTGCTGTGAGTGTAGAAAAATTATCTAATTCATCTTGACTGAAACGTTTAACTACAGTAATTTCTCTACATTTAGTTGTTAACTGACTTTGGAACCGTTTTAACAGTTGTAAGAACATTTTTCGAATCTACTACTTCCTCACTACGTGTTCCAAAATCTTCACAAAACAATGTCGCGATGTTCTTTACTCTCAGATCTGTGCTTTCGTTTCGCagttgtgtaatttttttcaacaagcACGGTGTGGCAATTAAGGATTTTTGTTCTTGTATACACGAATACGCCGAGAGTAACTGATATAACAGAGCGATGCAATTAAGTTGTATGTCCGTTGCTTCTGTTGCGTGTAGTAGTCGGCTTATTTGAGCAAATGCGTCTATGTTTGTAATAAACTTAAAGGCAACATggtctaaaaaaacaaaattttactatattttgaaaatctattTTTCGAAAACGATGATTACCTAAACATATGTTACAGTAACCGGCAATTGCGTGTAGTTGCAATCGCTCATTTGGACTCTTCACACAGTCTTCAAATACGTCTAAGGCACCAGCTTCTTTCAGATATCTCCAATTTATTGGATCATAAgcaaaattagttaaattagcTGTCACTTGTTCCTTGGCCTCTACAAATTCAAAGATTAATTATTTGAAGCATTCTACAGCAATTAAATGTAATCACCTAGGTCAGTTGTGGTGTAATATTCTTCTACAAGATGTTCAATATAATCAGGACGTGGTATTCCCCCCTCTGGTGTGCGTCTTTTCAGATGAGCATGGCTAGAGAACATGGTATGCAAGGCATATAACACTTTGCTTACAGCAGCACGAACAGCATCTATAAAATTTTGAGTTGATAATGATTAAATACTGCTCAAGAACTTTAAGGTCGCGTTAAAGTCGGCGACATAATTTGGGGAGATATGAAGATGTACTGAAAAGTTGCTCCTAATTAAGAATTATAAATTGTGTACCCTTCAAATAATCTGATATTAttctaataacaaaaaaatatttattgtttactttttgatgtggatttgcttaatttttaacGTTGCCacgtatttattaatataaaataatgtataCTCTGTGTTCAATTTTTGTTCCGACTTCCGACTACTATTATGTATAATTACAAGCATTCtaagtaaatattaacaaatcttTAATTTAAGTCTTTCCGACTTACattgaactttatttttttttcaaaaagtaacATTTTACCATCGCCGACCGAATTTTCAACGCCGTCACAATTGATTTCACGGTCATATGTTACTGACAGGTTAtgacaacagcagcagccaatATTTTGTTCAGCTGTCAACGTAGAAATAAAAAGTGCATTTTTTCTTTGCGTATTAAATGAAGCAATTACAGGCTAAAGTAAAAACGTAATTAatgacaaaattataaaaaaatacctgtgtataagaagaagaaacaaaaattcAGGATTAACGCCactaatttgatattttactaAGAATAAAAgggaaaagaaacaaaaatgtttcgTAGTCGAAGTTGGTTTGGTGGAAACTGGAACCGCCCAAAGAATCGTCTTTCATTGGAACACCTTAAGTACCTGTACAGTATATTGGAGAAGAATACTACTGTTTCCGAAAGCAATCGTGGACTTTTAGTGGAATCACTACGCTGTATAGCGGAAATACTCATCTGGGGTGATCAGCATGACTCTTCTGTGTTTGAGTGCGTAACCAAatcattttacatatgtatatacatatagtatatatttgtatacaatgctgataaataataattttgttttatttgcagtTTCTTTCTTGAGAAAAATATGCTGTCCTACTTTTTACATATAATGCGCCAAAAAAGCGGAGGCTCGAGTTTTGTCTGTGTGCAACTATTgcaaacattaaatattttatttgaaaacatacgAAATGAGACATCATTGTGTAAGTAGTAACACTTGAGCAAGCATAACATGCATAAGTGGGTCAATTACaaacattataattatttgtttatatagatTATCTCTTGAGCAACAATCATGTCAATTCAATAATTGTGCACAAGTTTGATTTCTCTGATGAAGATGTAATGGgctattacattttatttctaaaGACGCTGAGCCTTAAACTGAATACGCATACCatacatttcttttataatGAAGTAAGATTACCGTTTtgattaatatgtatttaatttatataacatttaaaattttattactaattttattgtttatattacattttagcACACCAATGACTTTCCACTATATACAGAGGCTATTAAATTCTTCAATCACCCAGAATCTATGGTGCGAATAGCAGTCCGCACAATTTccttaaatgtatataaagtaCAGAATGCCAGCATGTTGCGGTTTATTAGAGACAAGTATGCttttaaaatacgaaaaataaatGGAACAATATTAATCATGATTTTCTGCTTTTACAGAACCGCTGCGCCTTACTTCAGCAACTTAGTATGGTTTATAGGCAAGCATATTTTGGAATTGGATACCTGCGTAAGAACTGACATTGAGTAAGTCATTGCTATCAAATTTctctgaataaataaataagtaaattcttTTTATGCGCAGTCACCAGTCCAACCAGAGGCTTTCAAATTTAGTCGCCGAACATCTTGATCATTTACATTACCTGAACGATATTTTATTACTCGAAATAGATGATTTAAATGCTGTACTTACCGAGCATCTGTTACACAAACTATTCGTACCGTTATATATATTCTCACTGACGCCTGCGCCACCGCCAACCTCACTAGCAGTAGTCACACAAAATTTAGCCGCAGTCCTAAATCGTCCGGTCGATATTGATATACAAGAAATTAATAATCCACGCGTTTCATCGATTGTCGCATTGTACCTGCTATCGCTGGTATTCTTGGTTATTACGCATGCGCCGTTGGTGCATGCGCTTGCCTGGGTCATACTCAACGGAGATCACAGTGTGTTCAAAGAGGGCGCTGCTGAAGTATTAAATGCTTATGTGGAGCATCGTTTAGCAGTGGTGCCGGGTTTTGGTGAGCCACGCGAAAGTCTCGAGCAAGCCTTAGAGACAGTCGGTGCCAACTCTACAAGCCATAGCTATGATACTGACAACTTGAATATATCTCAAGCCAGTCAAGCC
This genomic interval carries:
- the LOC105216631 gene encoding LOW QUALITY PROTEIN: armadillo repeat-containing protein 7 (The sequence of the model RefSeq protein was modified relative to this genomic sequence to represent the inferred CDS: deleted 1 base in 1 codon), yielding MFSSHAHLKRRTPEGGIPRPDYIEHLVEEYYTTTDLEAKEQVTANLTNFAYDPINWRYLKEAGALDVFEDCVKSPNERLQLHAIAGYCNICLDHVAFKFITNIDAFAQISRLLHATEATDIQLNCIALLYQLLSAYSCIQEQKSLIATPCLLKKITQLRNESTDLRVKNIATLFCEDFGTRSEEVVDSKNVLTTVKRFQSQLTTKCREITVVKRFSQDELDNFSTLTADYNPIHSTDTPIDERKVHGAFLNAIVAGIIGTQIPGPGTIVLSQKFEFPKACRVDKDVNITVRLVNARKIALVEYDCRQEGKIVFIGEAKLLIKH
- the LOC105216632 gene encoding 60S ribosomal protein L3 isoform X2 gives rise to the protein MSHRKFSAPRHGSMAFYPKKRSCRHRGKVKAFPKDDPSKPVHLTCFIGYKAGMTHVVREADRPGSKINKKEVVEAVTVLETPPMIVVGAVGYIETPYGLRALVNVWAQHLSEECRRRFYKNCSWISLLRELLKSLQVV
- the LOC105216630 gene encoding 28S ribosomal protein S33, mitochondrial, with the protein product MSSNKYNELIKLGTQYARRMNFLSNRIFGEVARTTNDKSMKVVRMFAEEPVQKRDSLNNWYPRHVETHILMKNLRAYGLFRDEHEDFKEEMKRLRRLRGKAAPKKGEGKRASKK